The DNA window CGTCGATCTCGAGCACGTCCAGGTCGCGCCCCTCGGCGATGTCGAGGCACGGATCGCATTCGCCGCAAGGGTCCGGGGTCGGCCCCTTCACGCAGTTGAGCGCGCGCGCGAGGATGCGCGCCGTGGTCGTCTTGCCGACGCCGCGCGGCCCCGCAAAGACGTACGAGTGCGCGATGCGCCCGCTCTCGATCGCGTTGCGCAGCGTGCGGGTGACTCCCGGCTGGCCGACAACGTCATCGAAGCGGCGGGGCCGCCACTTGCGCGCAAAGACCTGGTAGGACATGGGATTCTTGACGGGCGCCGGGCCCCACCGCGATCCGGATGGCCTGCGGCACATCCGAGGCTCTGCTTAGCGCTGCTGCCTTCCGGCCCTGACGCGGTTCGCAGTCTGGGATTGCACAGGGTCCGGATCGCGGTGCGACCCGGCGAACGCTGGAGCCATCAAGTGTACTCGCCATTCCACGCGCGATCAATGTAGAGTGACCACATGTACCCCGTCCTTATCGTGCTCCACTCGTGGCTGCGCTGGGCCGTCGTGCTGCTCGGGCTCGTGGCCGTGTTTCGTGCGATATCGGGCCGCTCGAGCGGCCGCGCGTGGGGAACGCGGGACGACAGCGCCGGCCGCTTCTACACCATGCTCTTCGACGTGCAGCTCCTCATCGGCCTGCTGCTGTACGTGTTTGCCAGCCCCATCGTCACGATGGCCCGCCAGCACATGGGCGAGTCGATGGCGAACGACGTGACGCGCTTCTGGCTCGTGGAGCACCCCGTCGGCATGATCGTCGCGCTCGCGCTGGCGCACATCGGGCGCGTGCGGGTCGGGAAGGCGGCAACCGATCGCTCGCGGTTCGGTCGCGCCGCGCTGTTCTACGGACTCTCGCTGCTGGTCGCGCTGCTGACCACGCCGTGGCCGGGACTGGCTCACGGGCGGCCGCTCTTCCACTGGTTCTAGAGGGTTCTGCTACTTCCATCCCGTCGACCTGCGCGTGAACCGCGGGGGCAGCGCAGGCTTGCTCTCGGGCGCAGGTTCCGCGTCTCCTGACGCCGCGTCGATCTCTCGCTCGAGGTCCTCGTCGTTCGGGAGCCCCGCGAGCTGATCGACGAACAGCAACGAGTGCTGCGAGGGAATCTCGAACTTCTTTCCGCACGTCTTGCACGTCACCTCGTCGTCCAGGCGCAGGAGGTAATCGCGCAGCTTCGCGAACTTGGCCCGGTCCCGCTCGTCGGCGCCGGCAGGCGGCCGGTCCTTCTTCGAGCGCCTGACCCACCGGATGCTGTACTCGTTCGTCCGGCGGCATTTGGGACACGGATACCGTCCGGGTCGGTTTTCGAACTTTTCGCTGAAGAAGGCGCGTTCGTCGATGGCCATGCGGTAATGGTAGCAATGAATGGCCCCGGCCCGCTCGGCCGGAGCCGCTTATATCTCGATCTGTTCCCCCAGTTCGACGACCCTCTGGGGCGGAATGCCGAAGTAGGCGGTCGCCGTGGTCGCGTTGCGTGACATCAGGGCAAACAGCCGCTCGCGCCACAGCGCCATTCCCGGCCGCCGGGTGGCGATGATCGTTTCACGGCCGAGAAAGTACGTCGTGTCGTGGGGATCCAGCAGCGGCAGCCCGTGCGCCGCGGCCCCCTCGAGCGCGACCGGGATATTCGGCTCCTCCATGAACCCGAAGTGCACCTTGGCGCGATAGAGACCGTCGCCAAGGTTTTCCATCTCGAGGCGCTGTTCTTTCGGGACGTAGGGGACCTGTTGCGTCTTCACGGTCACGAACACGACCCGTTCGTGCAGCACCTTGTTGTGTTCCAGGTTGTGGCGCAGGGCCGCCGGCGTCCTCGACGCCGTGCCGTTCATGAACACTGCCGTGCCGGGCACGCGCGTCACCGGCTGACGCAGGACGTCCTTCAGGAAATCCTCCAGCGGGCGGGCTTCCTCCTGAATGCGCGCGGCAAGCGTGCGCCGTCCGGACTTCCAGGTCGTCATCACCGTGAACACGAGCCCCGCCAGCAGCAGCGGCAGCCATCCTCCCTGCGCGACCTTGATGATGTTCGCCCCGAAGAAGGCGAGGTCGAAGATCAGAAAGATCGCCGCGAGCGCGCCGGCCGTCAGCGCACTCCAGCGCCAGTGCTCGCGTGCCACGATGTACAGGAGCACGGTCGTGATCACCATCGTGGATGTCACCGCCACGCCGTATGCCGCGGCGAGGTTGCTCGACGTGCGAAAACCCAGGACGATGACGATGCAGCCGAGCATCAGCGCCCAGTTGATGCCGGGCATGTAGATCTGCCCGTACTCCCGCGTGGAGGTGTGGTCGATCTTCAGGCGCGGGCTGAACCCGAGCTGCACCGCCTGCATCGTCAGCGAGTAGGCGCCGGAGATGACCGCCTGCGAGGCGATGACGGCCGCGGCGACGGCGAGCACGATCATCGGGTAAATCGCCCATCCGGGCGCGAGCAGGTAGAACGGATTCTCCGCCGCCGCCGGGTTCTCGAGCAGCAGCGCCCCCTGGCCGAAATAGTTCAGGAACAGCGACGGAAGCACCACGGCAAACCAGTCGAGCCTGATCGGCCGCGTCCCGAAGTGGCCCATGTCGGCGTACAGCGCCTCTCCCCCCGTGACGACGAGGAACACGGATCCGAGGACCAGGTATCCGTGCCAGCCCGTATCGGCGAAGAACCGCACGCCGTAGATCGGATTGACGGCCGCGAGGACAGCCGGGTAGCGCGCAATCTGCACGAGACCCAGGACCGCAAGGACCGTGAACCACAACAGCGTCACCGGACCGAACACCGTGCCGACGCCCGCCGTGCCGCGGCTCT is part of the Acidobacteriota bacterium genome and encodes:
- a CDS encoding potassium transporter Kup, producing MSPAPAPRPQSPTGRYLATLSLVTLGVVYGDIGTSPLYAIRECFYGPHGVAPTHDHVLGVLSLIFWSLAIVISIKYLGFVLRADNHGEGGILALTALATPIKPTGRHERSALVLIGIFGAALLYGDGIITPAISVLGAMEGLSVATPGLEPYVVPITIGIVIALFLFQSRGTAGVGTVFGPVTLLWFTVLAVLGLVQIARYPAVLAAVNPIYGVRFFADTGWHGYLVLGSVFLVVTGGEALYADMGHFGTRPIRLDWFAVVLPSLFLNYFGQGALLLENPAAAENPFYLLAPGWAIYPMIVLAVAAAVIASQAVISGAYSLTMQAVQLGFSPRLKIDHTSTREYGQIYMPGINWALMLGCIVIVLGFRTSSNLAAAYGVAVTSTMVITTVLLYIVAREHWRWSALTAGALAAIFLIFDLAFFGANIIKVAQGGWLPLLLAGLVFTVMTTWKSGRRTLAARIQEEARPLEDFLKDVLRQPVTRVPGTAVFMNGTASRTPAALRHNLEHNKVLHERVVFVTVKTQQVPYVPKEQRLEMENLGDGLYRAKVHFGFMEEPNIPVALEGAAAHGLPLLDPHDTTYFLGRETIIATRRPGMALWRERLFALMSRNATTATAYFGIPPQRVVELGEQIEI